The proteins below come from a single Rhodohalobacter sp. SW132 genomic window:
- a CDS encoding RagB/SusD family nutrient uptake outer membrane protein, translating to MSTSCNLVEVDPVTDPNSPSSAAVLENATLGQLQDLAAGLESVHRNYNSATSGWWSLTGTISRELYYINTSDPSFAGTWLQIPPVSVPAEQDNNFFVDGSGYNTPYFAIRHANLVIESVNNTDVVTEAQRNGYLGFANTIKAYQFQMPLMHQYENGIRVDVTFQEPLNPGGYLSYDDALSEIRGILDQGYSNLQNAGNEFAFTLSQGFEGFNTPSGMMEVNRAIAARYAIYAEDWQGALTALDDSFLNLTPGQGEAELYAGPQHTFSGGNDLFNPYHFVPDADQNLLIVPSPAFVDEADNGDLRLERKLEERENPATTPDITGLESAYQDARFSSATSPMPFIRNEELLLIYAEANIQIGDAASLDNAVDALNIIREAWGVGAYTGTINQEALIDEMLKQRRYSLWGEGHRWVDMRRYERLDQIDTSADGGRVANYIGRPQGELDWDTFSSN from the coding sequence TTGTCAACATCCTGTAATTTAGTAGAAGTAGATCCCGTAACGGATCCGAATAGCCCGAGTTCCGCCGCTGTTCTTGAAAACGCCACTTTGGGGCAACTGCAGGATTTAGCTGCGGGACTTGAATCCGTACATCGGAACTATAATAGTGCAACAAGCGGGTGGTGGAGCCTTACCGGTACAATTAGCCGCGAACTCTACTATATCAACACATCAGATCCCAGCTTTGCCGGCACCTGGCTGCAAATTCCACCCGTCTCCGTGCCCGCTGAACAGGATAACAACTTCTTTGTGGATGGCAGCGGTTATAATACACCATACTTTGCCATACGTCATGCAAATCTGGTGATTGAGTCTGTTAATAACACAGATGTCGTTACCGAAGCTCAGCGAAACGGATATCTTGGGTTTGCGAATACCATCAAAGCCTACCAGTTCCAGATGCCTTTGATGCATCAGTACGAGAACGGGATTCGTGTAGATGTAACATTCCAGGAACCCCTTAATCCGGGCGGCTACCTGTCGTATGACGACGCTCTCTCAGAAATAAGGGGCATTCTGGATCAGGGATACAGCAACTTGCAAAATGCAGGAAACGAATTTGCATTTACTCTATCTCAGGGTTTTGAAGGATTTAATACTCCTTCTGGTATGATGGAAGTAAACCGTGCGATTGCAGCCCGTTATGCCATTTACGCTGAAGATTGGCAAGGTGCCCTGACGGCGCTGGATGATTCTTTCCTGAACCTTACTCCCGGCCAGGGAGAAGCAGAACTCTATGCAGGGCCTCAACATACATTCAGTGGTGGAAATGACCTGTTTAATCCATACCATTTTGTACCAGATGCTGACCAGAACCTATTAATCGTACCGAGTCCTGCATTTGTAGATGAAGCTGACAATGGTGACCTGCGGCTTGAGCGAAAGCTTGAAGAACGAGAAAATCCGGCTACTACGCCCGACATCACCGGGTTAGAGTCAGCTTACCAGGATGCCCGTTTCAGCTCAGCAACAAGCCCGATGCCGTTTATCAGAAACGAGGAGTTACTTCTTATTTATGCAGAGGCTAATATTCAAATCGGTGATGCAGCAAGTCTTGATAACGCTGTTGATGCGCTGAACATCATCAGAGAGGCGTGGGGAGTCGGTGCATACACCGGCACTATTAATCAGGAAGCATTAATTGATGAGATGCTGAAACAGCGCCGCTACTCTCTTTGGGGCGAAGGTCACCGTTGGGTTGATATGCGAAGATATGAACGGCTTGATCAGATTGATACATCAGCTGATGGCGGACGTGTCGCAAACTATATCGGACGGCCACAAGGTGAACTCGATTGGGATACCTTCTCTTCTAATTGA